In Nitrospiraceae bacterium, the following are encoded in one genomic region:
- a CDS encoding (2Fe-2S)-binding protein, whose amino-acid sequence MAQDTNENVIDQPEVAKPRMVTVEIAGKKYEVPEGITLMKALWYTGQEVVRGAGCLGGFCGACATYYRTKDDPKVKTCLSCQTAVQDGMSFSMMPPFPARKATYQIAELKDPKQDLFALYPEAPLCRNCNACTEACPQKIDVREGVWKAVFGDFKSVSEMFMDCVMCGMCTPVCIADIAPNLVALYVSRAQGAHFTEKPPRLDVRIREIETGKYTAEWDRVMKMNDAELNKACAELK is encoded by the coding sequence ATGGCGCAAGACACCAATGAGAATGTGATTGACCAGCCCGAAGTGGCAAAGCCTCGGATGGTTACAGTGGAAATCGCCGGGAAGAAGTATGAGGTGCCTGAGGGGATCACCTTGATGAAGGCCCTCTGGTACACCGGCCAGGAAGTTGTGCGAGGCGCCGGTTGCCTTGGGGGATTCTGCGGTGCCTGTGCGACCTACTACCGAACCAAGGATGACCCCAAGGTCAAGACTTGTCTCTCCTGTCAGACCGCGGTTCAGGATGGCATGTCGTTTTCGATGATGCCGCCGTTCCCCGCCCGCAAGGCGACATATCAGATCGCCGAGCTGAAAGATCCTAAGCAGGACTTATTCGCGCTCTATCCCGAAGCACCGCTTTGCCGCAACTGCAACGCCTGCACTGAAGCGTGCCCCCAAAAGATCGATGTGCGGGAAGGCGTGTGGAAGGCCGTCTTCGGCGATTTTAAGAGCGTGTCCGAGATGTTTATGGATTGCGTGATGTGCGGTATGTGCACGCCGGTGTGCATCGCAGACATTGCGCCCAATCTCGTTGCGTTATATGTCAGCCGGGCACAGGGGGCGCACTTTACCGAGAAACCTCCCAGGTTGGACGTGCGCATTCGAGAAATCGAAACCGGCAAATATACGGCCGAGTGGGATCGTGTTATGAAGATGAATGATGCCGAACTCAACAAAGCTTGTGCCGAGTTGAAGTGA
- a CDS encoding FAD-binding protein codes for MDIHKLQEIVHSTREARRKQTLPKYAPAERDQLIKKYHPDFRESAYRPIKFGPNAGEMTVRELAALLEGESPVPGDLALKPDYTTDVLVVGGGGAGCAAALHAHANGSKVILATKLRLGDSNTVMAQGGMQIAVADEDSPVTHFLDTLKGGHMKNDHQLLKTMVEDGPSVAKWLLGLGVLFDRDSDGNLHVKKGGGSSKPRLVTCSDYTGLEIMRVLKDEVLNQKIQLLEFCAAVELVSDNGVCTGAIFKDLDNHRFVVVAAKTVVLATGGIGRLHIQGFPTSNHYGATGDGLAMAYRMGAKLMHIDTFQYHPSGAVYPEQLIGALVTEGMRSEGGHLVNAKGERFVNELDTRDVVSSSIIRECEEGRGIRTMSGRVGVWLDTPLLEVEHGPGTLDKHFPAMVLQYERFGIDISKDPVLIYPTLHYQNGGVKIDVNGESDVKHLFVAGEASGGLHGRNRLMGNSLLDLMVFGKRSGTVAAERARAGKQGRLTLDHLTRFRAEAKQHGVSSAVVSPMVLPAYARKE; via the coding sequence ATGGACATCCACAAGTTGCAGGAAATCGTTCACTCCACCCGAGAGGCGCGGCGCAAGCAGACCCTTCCAAAATACGCGCCTGCTGAACGCGATCAACTGATCAAGAAGTATCATCCCGACTTCCGTGAGAGCGCCTACCGGCCCATCAAGTTTGGACCGAACGCCGGCGAAATGACGGTTCGTGAGCTGGCGGCTTTGCTGGAGGGTGAAAGTCCGGTTCCCGGCGATCTGGCGCTCAAGCCAGATTACACGACTGACGTCCTCGTGGTCGGGGGAGGCGGGGCGGGCTGCGCCGCTGCGCTCCATGCTCATGCGAATGGGTCCAAAGTTATTTTGGCGACCAAGTTGCGATTGGGCGATTCCAACACGGTGATGGCTCAGGGGGGCATGCAGATTGCCGTGGCTGACGAGGATTCCCCCGTCACCCACTTCCTCGACACCTTGAAGGGTGGTCATATGAAAAATGATCACCAACTCCTCAAGACTATGGTCGAGGATGGTCCCTCGGTAGCGAAATGGCTGTTGGGCCTTGGCGTCTTGTTCGATCGGGATTCTGATGGAAACCTGCATGTGAAGAAAGGCGGCGGAAGCTCGAAACCGCGACTGGTCACATGCTCTGACTACACCGGTCTCGAGATCATGAGGGTCTTAAAGGACGAAGTGCTGAACCAGAAAATCCAGCTCCTGGAGTTCTGCGCGGCCGTAGAGCTGGTCAGTGATAACGGCGTTTGTACCGGTGCCATCTTCAAGGACCTCGATAACCATCGTTTCGTCGTCGTAGCCGCAAAGACGGTCGTTTTGGCGACCGGCGGAATCGGCCGGCTCCACATTCAGGGCTTTCCGACCAGCAACCATTATGGGGCGACCGGGGACGGTCTCGCGATGGCCTACCGTATGGGCGCCAAGCTGATGCATATCGACACCTTCCAGTACCATCCGTCAGGCGCCGTGTATCCGGAGCAGTTGATCGGTGCCTTGGTGACCGAAGGCATGCGTTCCGAGGGCGGCCACTTGGTAAATGCCAAGGGTGAACGGTTTGTCAACGAGCTCGATACACGAGACGTCGTGTCCTCCTCCATCATTCGCGAGTGCGAAGAAGGTCGGGGCATTCGCACGATGTCTGGGAGAGTCGGAGTGTGGTTGGATACGCCACTACTGGAGGTTGAGCATGGGCCAGGAACGCTCGATAAGCATTTCCCGGCGATGGTGTTGCAGTATGAGCGCTTCGGCATCGATATCTCAAAGGACCCCGTCCTGATCTATCCTACGCTGCACTACCAGAACGGCGGGGTGAAGATCGATGTGAACGGGGAATCCGACGTCAAACATCTGTTCGTCGCAGGAGAAGCTTCGGGTGGGTTGCACGGACGCAATCGTCTCATGGGCAATTCGTTACTAGACCTGATGGTCTTTGGAAAACGGTCAGGAACCGTTGCTGCAGAGCGGGCACGAGCAGGGAAACAGGGTCGCCTCACGCTGGATCATCTCACTCGGTTCCGGGCAGAGGCCAAACAGCACGGGGTCTCATCCGCTGTGGTGTCGCCCATGGTTCTGCCGGCCTATGCACGAAAAGAATAG
- the sucC gene encoding ADP-forming succinate--CoA ligase subunit beta, translating to MNVHEFQAKSLFAQFGVPVPRGKEITSPDAATAWANELNTPVFVVKAQIHAGGRGKAGGVKITKDKAAVAGLAKELIGKTLVTHQTGPKGRTVRRLLMEEGANIAKELYLSILVDRDTGWATFIASTEGGMEIEEVAEKTPEKIIKEAIDPAVGFQGHNGRNVAFALGLQNIEPAVINPFVQLLGNLYRLFMEKNAALVEINPLIITKEKTLVALDGKVSFDDNGIFRHADVQQMRDLNEEDPLEIEATASNLNYVKLDGNIGCMVNGAGLAMATMDVIKLAGSEPANFLDVGGGATKETVAAGFRILLKDPNVKGIFINIFGGIVRCERIAHGVIEAAKEVKINVPLVVRLQGTNAPEGRKLLAESGLKVDVADDLWEAAQKIVKLTGKAA from the coding sequence ATGAACGTTCATGAATTTCAAGCCAAGTCATTGTTCGCGCAATTCGGCGTGCCGGTTCCGCGTGGCAAGGAGATTACCTCCCCCGACGCGGCAACTGCTTGGGCCAACGAGCTGAACACGCCCGTATTCGTCGTCAAAGCGCAGATTCATGCAGGCGGACGCGGCAAGGCCGGCGGGGTCAAGATCACCAAAGACAAAGCAGCGGTCGCAGGGCTTGCCAAAGAACTGATTGGCAAGACGTTGGTCACGCACCAAACCGGCCCAAAGGGACGCACGGTGCGTCGTCTCCTGATGGAAGAGGGCGCCAATATTGCCAAAGAGCTCTACCTCAGTATCTTGGTGGATCGGGACACCGGTTGGGCCACGTTCATTGCGAGCACGGAAGGCGGCATGGAAATCGAGGAGGTCGCCGAAAAGACGCCCGAGAAGATCATCAAGGAAGCCATTGATCCCGCGGTCGGTTTCCAAGGTCATAATGGCCGGAATGTCGCGTTTGCATTGGGGCTGCAGAATATCGAACCGGCCGTCATCAATCCCTTCGTGCAGCTGCTTGGAAATTTGTATCGCCTGTTCATGGAGAAGAACGCCGCTCTCGTCGAGATTAATCCTTTGATCATCACGAAGGAAAAGACGTTAGTTGCACTGGATGGCAAGGTGTCGTTCGATGACAACGGCATCTTTAGGCATGCCGACGTGCAACAAATGCGTGACTTGAACGAAGAAGATCCCCTGGAAATCGAGGCGACGGCCAGTAACCTGAACTATGTGAAACTTGATGGCAACATCGGCTGTATGGTCAATGGGGCGGGTTTGGCTATGGCCACCATGGATGTCATTAAGTTGGCCGGCAGCGAGCCGGCAAATTTTCTCGATGTCGGGGGCGGCGCCACGAAGGAGACGGTTGCGGCCGGTTTCCGGATTCTTCTCAAGGATCCTAACGTCAAGGGCATCTTTATCAATATTTTCGGCGGCATTGTCCGCTGCGAACGCATTGCCCACGGCGTTATCGAGGCGGCCAAAGAAGTCAAGATCAACGTGCCCCTAGTGGTACGTCTGCAAGGGACGAACGCGCCTGAAGGGCGAAAGCTCCTGGCGGAATCAGGACTAAAAGTTGATGTTGCTGATGATCTCTGGGAAGCGGCGCAAAAGATTGTGAAGTTGACCGGAAAGGCCGCGTAA